One region of Ananas comosus cultivar F153 linkage group 9, ASM154086v1, whole genome shotgun sequence genomic DNA includes:
- the LOC109715696 gene encoding protein EXORDIUM-like 7, with protein sequence MTNLLHILPLLLLLLLFSSLSTLSTLAMATTPPHQNPYNPFSLETPSQLVDLAYHMGPVVAASPTNLYLIWYGRWDAPSQSIIRDFLLSLSDADGKNSSSPPPAVASPSVADWWRSTACLYTDQTSANITSGFTLAQEYRDAAYSHGTSLSRLSVQSVIRSAVTGYPERLPLDPYNGLYLVLTSPDVRVEDFCREVCGFHYFTFSAIVGVTVPFAWVGHSGVQCPGMCAFPFALPEYIGGGERNGTAASNNLRALGVPNGDVGVDGMISVIGHELAEMASNPLINAWYVGDDPAAPTEIADLCVGVYGTGGGGGYVGSVYKGEQGEGYNLNGVNGRRFLVQWLWNPVRKSCFGPNALN encoded by the exons ATGACCAACTTATTACAcatcctccccctcctcctcctcctcctactatTCTCCTCACTCTCCACCCTCTCCACCCTCGCCATGGCCACCACACCACCCCATCAAAACCCCTACAACCCCTTCTCCTTGGAGACCCCCTCACAGTTGGTGGACTTGGCCTACCACATGGGCCCGGTCGTCGCGGCGTCTCCGACCAACCTCTACCTCATCTGGTACGGCCGCTGGGACGCCCCCTCCCAGTCCATCATCCGCGACTTCCTCCTCTCGCTCTCCGACGCCGACGGCAAGAATTCGTCTTCTCCGCCTCCCGCCGTCGCCTCCCCCTCGGTCGCCGACTGGTGGCGCTCCACCGCCTGCCTCTACACCGACCAGACCAGCGCCAACATCACGTCCGGCTTCACTCTCGCGCAGGAGTACCGCGACGCCGCCTACTCCCACGGCACGTCGCTCTCCCGCCTCTCCGTCCAGTCCGTCATCCGCTCTGCCGTCACCG GATATCCGGAACGGCTGCCTCTCGATCCCTACAATGGTCTCTACCTAGTATTGACGTCGCCGGACGTCCGCGTCGAGGACTTTTGCAGAGAAGTGTGTGGCTTCCACTACTTCACATTCTCCGCCATCGTCGGGGTCACCGTGCCATTCGCGTGGGTCGGACACAGCGGAGTGCAGTGCCCGGGGATGTGCGCGTTCCCGTTTGCGCTACCGGAGTACATCGGCGGCGGGGAGAGGAACGGAACGGCGGCCAGTAATAACTTACGCGCGCTGGGTGTGCCCAACGGAGACGTCGGAGTGGACGGCATGATCAGCGTGATCGGGCACGAGCTGGCGGAGATGGCGAGCAACCCGCTGATCAACGCATGGTACGTGGGCGACGACCCCGCGGCGCCGACGGAGATCGCCGACTTGTGCGTGGGGGTGTATGGGACCGGAGGGGGAGGGGGTTATGTGGGGAGTGTGTACAAGGGAGAGCAAGGGGAGGGGTATAATTTGAATGGGGTGAATGGGAGGAGGTTTCTGGTGCAGTGGCTGTGGAATCCTGTGAGGAAGAGTTGCTTTGGACCAAATGCTCTCAACTGA
- the LOC109715546 gene encoding protein FAR1-RELATED SEQUENCE 6-like isoform X2 yields MEDQSSESSKEDSETEHIGDEIQCQVGSGKNNPANSDTELIPKLGMVFGSEEEALQFYMGYAYRTGFGIVRRSNNTIEGYVYRTTFICHKGGKSRVKKEITRPPRKQASKTGCKAKMIIKDHHFQNRWEVVVVELEHNHPLEPNIVKFMNCFKKSPFFGKKQLLIGDSKDAPPSNSVDAVSVQGSSTQRDSRIEIGNIRKLELEEGDLEVLLSYFDKMQDQNPYFFYSLDMNEEGQLRNVFWADARSRGSYSYYGDVVKVSVANFTDLSNVLFITFTGVNHHGQEVLLACGLVTDRTFQTYTWLFNKFLRCMNDRPPNAIITDHCRNIVTAIRKVFPHVQHRFCLWSILKALPEKLRGVEEMEAIGLKFQRVVYDSLLIPDFEKEWQEMIGQFKLEGNEWFSNLYEIREHWAPVFVKDTFWAGMSITERGDSISSVSDGWSTSKTSLQMFLERYDDGIKSIFEKEAYEEFRSIQMRPQLLTGFPFEEQVSRVYTVSIFEKFQCEVKHLFQVSSNVLNRSGSVVSYVVTEFVNGKKIDYRVAYDNVEDDIWCICRSFQHRGILCRHALSVLRQELVMLIPSKYIITRWRNDFKRLQASIASPFVAPTQELGSFDDLYRHTHRYFLEIVEIGATNLGSKEYALSMMKEVKDKVIAFEKSLRDQRINSEIGSTGYSYNPINEDFADDRPPAIVNTKGWEPSQAHSKGRSRKKKPTGLRGAVLNPLNKNKTTSERKRRNTSSNLNPRNNDTTMNNDAHVQHEQLHEGWALPPSGTQESFPYGVETISFDLSQYNAARNFQWPESSRFRIFWKEP; encoded by the exons ATGGAAGACCAATCTTCCGAATCCTCGAAAGAAGACTCAGAAACAGAGCACATTGGAGACGAAATCCAGTGCCAAGTAGGAAGCGGCAAGAATAATCCAGCTAATAGTGATACCGAACTTATACCAAAGTTGGGTATGGTATTTGGGTCTGAGGAAGAAGCTTTACAGTTTTATATGGGATATGCCTATCGCACAGGGTTTGGAATAGTTAGAAGGTCAAATAATACAATTGAAGGGTATGTATACCGTACTACATTTATATGTCACAAGGGAGGTAAGTCTAGGGTCAAAAAAGAGATTACCAGACCTCCAAGAAAACAAGCAAGCAAGACTGGTTGCAAAGCTAAAATGATCATTAAAGATCATCATTTTCAAAACCGTTGGGAGGTGGTTGTTGTTGAATTGGAGCACAACCATCCACTTGAGCCTAACATTGTTAAGTTCATGAATTGTTTTAAGAAGTCtcctttttttggaaaaaagcAGCTCCTGATTGGAGACAGCAAGGATGCTCCTCCAAGCAACTCTGTTGATGCCGTGTCTGTTCAAGGTTCATCTACTCAAAGAGATTCCAGAATTGAGATAGgaaatattagaaaattagaGCTTGAGGAAGGGGATTTAGAAGTCCTTTTAAGTTACTTCGACAAAATGCAAGATCAAAATCCATATTTCTTTTACAGTTTGGATATGAATGAAGAAGGCCAGCTTAGAAATGTTTTTTGGGCCGATGCTCGATCTAGAGGTTCATATAGTTACTATGGAGACGTCGTCAAAGTTAGCGTGGCAAACTTCACAGATCTGAGCAACGTGTTGTTTATCACATTTACTGGAGTGAACCACCATGGTCAGGAGGTGTTATTGGCCTGTGGTCTGGTTACGGATAGAACTTTCCAAACCTATACGTggctttttaataaatttttaagatgCATGAATGATAGACCACCAAATGCGATAATAACTGATCATTGTCGGAACATAGTTACAGCTATTAGAAAGGTTTTTCCCCATGTGCAGCATAGGTTTTGCCTTTGGAGCATTTTGAAAGCGCTTCCTGAGAAGTTAAGGGGAGTGGAAGAGATGGAGGCAATAGGTCTCAAATTCCAACGTGTGGTTTATGATTCACTGTTAATTCCtgattttgaaaaagaatggCAAGAAATGATCGGGCAATTCAAGCTCGAAGGTAATGAATGGTTCTccaatttatatgaaattaggGAGCATTGGGCGCCCGTGTTTGTGAAGGATACATTCTGGGCAGGCATGTCTATCACTGAGAGAGGTGACAGCATTAGTAGCGTTTCCGATGGATGGTCGACAAGCAAAACTTCATTGCAAATGTTTCTTGAACGGTATGATGATGGTATTAAAAGTATATTTGAGAAAGAAGCTTATGAAGAATTTCGTTCAATTCAAATGAGGCCACAGTTACTAACCGGTTTTCCTTTTGAGGAGCAAGTCTCACGAGTTTATACGGTAAGCATCTTTGAAAAGTTCCAGTGCGAAGTAAAGCATTTATTCCAAGTTAGCAGTAATGTACTCAATAGAAGCGGTTCTGTAGTTTCGTATGTAGTCACAGAGTTTGTAAATGGAAAGAAGATTGATTACCGAGTGGCCTATGACAATGTCGAGGATGATATATGGTGCATTTGCAGGTCATTCCAGCACAGAGGTATTTTGTGCAGGCATGCTCTGTCTGTATTGAGACAAGAGCTTGTGATGTTAATTCCATCAAAATACATTATCACTCGTTGGCGGAACGATTTTAAGCGCTTACAAGCATCTATTGCTTCACCTTTCGTAGCGCCTACTCAGGAACTGGGAAGCTTTGACGATCTGTATAGGCATACCCATCGATATTTTCTGGAAATCGTGGAAATCGGAGCCACTAACCTTGGTTCTAAGGAGTATGCTTTATCGATGATGAAGGAGGTTAAAGATAAGGTAATAGCATTCGAGAAGTCATTGCGAGATCAGAGAATTAACAGTGAGATTGGATCAACAGGTTATTCCTATAATCCAATCAATGAGGATTTTGCGGATGATCGACCACCTGCCATTGTAAATACCAAGGGTTGGGAACCTTCACAAGCACATTCAAAAGGTCGCTCGCGGAAGAAGAAACCCACTGGTCTGAGGGGAGCTGTTCTTAACCCTCTGAATAAGAATAAGACGACTTCcgaaagaaagaggagaaacacTTCAAGCAACTTGAACCCGAGGAATAATGATACTACTATGAATAATGACGCCCAT GTGCAACATGAACAACTCCATGAGGGGTGGGCACTACCTCCTAGCGGGACGCAGGAAAGCTTTCCGTATGGG GTAGAAACCATCTCCTTCGATTTGTCGCAGTACAATGCTGCTCGTAATTTTCAGTGGCCTGAAAGTAGCCGGTTTCGGATTTTCTGGAAAGAGCCTTAA
- the LOC109715546 gene encoding protein FAR1-RELATED SEQUENCE 6-like isoform X1 gives MRIACCMLVHYCLLCTHVKFACRKPMEDQSSESSKEDSETEHIGDEIQCQVGSGKNNPANSDTELIPKLGMVFGSEEEALQFYMGYAYRTGFGIVRRSNNTIEGYVYRTTFICHKGGKSRVKKEITRPPRKQASKTGCKAKMIIKDHHFQNRWEVVVVELEHNHPLEPNIVKFMNCFKKSPFFGKKQLLIGDSKDAPPSNSVDAVSVQGSSTQRDSRIEIGNIRKLELEEGDLEVLLSYFDKMQDQNPYFFYSLDMNEEGQLRNVFWADARSRGSYSYYGDVVKVSVANFTDLSNVLFITFTGVNHHGQEVLLACGLVTDRTFQTYTWLFNKFLRCMNDRPPNAIITDHCRNIVTAIRKVFPHVQHRFCLWSILKALPEKLRGVEEMEAIGLKFQRVVYDSLLIPDFEKEWQEMIGQFKLEGNEWFSNLYEIREHWAPVFVKDTFWAGMSITERGDSISSVSDGWSTSKTSLQMFLERYDDGIKSIFEKEAYEEFRSIQMRPQLLTGFPFEEQVSRVYTVSIFEKFQCEVKHLFQVSSNVLNRSGSVVSYVVTEFVNGKKIDYRVAYDNVEDDIWCICRSFQHRGILCRHALSVLRQELVMLIPSKYIITRWRNDFKRLQASIASPFVAPTQELGSFDDLYRHTHRYFLEIVEIGATNLGSKEYALSMMKEVKDKVIAFEKSLRDQRINSEIGSTGYSYNPINEDFADDRPPAIVNTKGWEPSQAHSKGRSRKKKPTGLRGAVLNPLNKNKTTSERKRRNTSSNLNPRNNDTTMNNDAHVQHEQLHEGWALPPSGTQESFPYGVETISFDLSQYNAARNFQWPESSRFRIFWKEP, from the exons GTTAAATTTGCTTGTCGTAAACCAATGGAAGACCAATCTTCCGAATCCTCGAAAGAAGACTCAGAAACAGAGCACATTGGAGACGAAATCCAGTGCCAAGTAGGAAGCGGCAAGAATAATCCAGCTAATAGTGATACCGAACTTATACCAAAGTTGGGTATGGTATTTGGGTCTGAGGAAGAAGCTTTACAGTTTTATATGGGATATGCCTATCGCACAGGGTTTGGAATAGTTAGAAGGTCAAATAATACAATTGAAGGGTATGTATACCGTACTACATTTATATGTCACAAGGGAGGTAAGTCTAGGGTCAAAAAAGAGATTACCAGACCTCCAAGAAAACAAGCAAGCAAGACTGGTTGCAAAGCTAAAATGATCATTAAAGATCATCATTTTCAAAACCGTTGGGAGGTGGTTGTTGTTGAATTGGAGCACAACCATCCACTTGAGCCTAACATTGTTAAGTTCATGAATTGTTTTAAGAAGTCtcctttttttggaaaaaagcAGCTCCTGATTGGAGACAGCAAGGATGCTCCTCCAAGCAACTCTGTTGATGCCGTGTCTGTTCAAGGTTCATCTACTCAAAGAGATTCCAGAATTGAGATAGgaaatattagaaaattagaGCTTGAGGAAGGGGATTTAGAAGTCCTTTTAAGTTACTTCGACAAAATGCAAGATCAAAATCCATATTTCTTTTACAGTTTGGATATGAATGAAGAAGGCCAGCTTAGAAATGTTTTTTGGGCCGATGCTCGATCTAGAGGTTCATATAGTTACTATGGAGACGTCGTCAAAGTTAGCGTGGCAAACTTCACAGATCTGAGCAACGTGTTGTTTATCACATTTACTGGAGTGAACCACCATGGTCAGGAGGTGTTATTGGCCTGTGGTCTGGTTACGGATAGAACTTTCCAAACCTATACGTggctttttaataaatttttaagatgCATGAATGATAGACCACCAAATGCGATAATAACTGATCATTGTCGGAACATAGTTACAGCTATTAGAAAGGTTTTTCCCCATGTGCAGCATAGGTTTTGCCTTTGGAGCATTTTGAAAGCGCTTCCTGAGAAGTTAAGGGGAGTGGAAGAGATGGAGGCAATAGGTCTCAAATTCCAACGTGTGGTTTATGATTCACTGTTAATTCCtgattttgaaaaagaatggCAAGAAATGATCGGGCAATTCAAGCTCGAAGGTAATGAATGGTTCTccaatttatatgaaattaggGAGCATTGGGCGCCCGTGTTTGTGAAGGATACATTCTGGGCAGGCATGTCTATCACTGAGAGAGGTGACAGCATTAGTAGCGTTTCCGATGGATGGTCGACAAGCAAAACTTCATTGCAAATGTTTCTTGAACGGTATGATGATGGTATTAAAAGTATATTTGAGAAAGAAGCTTATGAAGAATTTCGTTCAATTCAAATGAGGCCACAGTTACTAACCGGTTTTCCTTTTGAGGAGCAAGTCTCACGAGTTTATACGGTAAGCATCTTTGAAAAGTTCCAGTGCGAAGTAAAGCATTTATTCCAAGTTAGCAGTAATGTACTCAATAGAAGCGGTTCTGTAGTTTCGTATGTAGTCACAGAGTTTGTAAATGGAAAGAAGATTGATTACCGAGTGGCCTATGACAATGTCGAGGATGATATATGGTGCATTTGCAGGTCATTCCAGCACAGAGGTATTTTGTGCAGGCATGCTCTGTCTGTATTGAGACAAGAGCTTGTGATGTTAATTCCATCAAAATACATTATCACTCGTTGGCGGAACGATTTTAAGCGCTTACAAGCATCTATTGCTTCACCTTTCGTAGCGCCTACTCAGGAACTGGGAAGCTTTGACGATCTGTATAGGCATACCCATCGATATTTTCTGGAAATCGTGGAAATCGGAGCCACTAACCTTGGTTCTAAGGAGTATGCTTTATCGATGATGAAGGAGGTTAAAGATAAGGTAATAGCATTCGAGAAGTCATTGCGAGATCAGAGAATTAACAGTGAGATTGGATCAACAGGTTATTCCTATAATCCAATCAATGAGGATTTTGCGGATGATCGACCACCTGCCATTGTAAATACCAAGGGTTGGGAACCTTCACAAGCACATTCAAAAGGTCGCTCGCGGAAGAAGAAACCCACTGGTCTGAGGGGAGCTGTTCTTAACCCTCTGAATAAGAATAAGACGACTTCcgaaagaaagaggagaaacacTTCAAGCAACTTGAACCCGAGGAATAATGATACTACTATGAATAATGACGCCCAT GTGCAACATGAACAACTCCATGAGGGGTGGGCACTACCTCCTAGCGGGACGCAGGAAAGCTTTCCGTATGGG GTAGAAACCATCTCCTTCGATTTGTCGCAGTACAATGCTGCTCGTAATTTTCAGTGGCCTGAAAGTAGCCGGTTTCGGATTTTCTGGAAAGAGCCTTAA